The following proteins are encoded in a genomic region of Triticum dicoccoides isolate Atlit2015 ecotype Zavitan chromosome 1B, WEW_v2.0, whole genome shotgun sequence:
- the LOC119316008 gene encoding flavonoid O-methyltransferase-like protein Os11g0303600: MDETTAMPSKAELLQAEAEAELYSHTFGYLKSMALQSAVKLGIPNVLHRCGGAATLPELLSTLPLHPSKRPYLSRLMKMLAAAGIFTAEEAPAAPSGGDDGAPTTVYHLNALSRLLVDHADVNRSPCMSPSVLLATTNLFVSASLQLHQWLLSEEGATAESPFMMAHGGSLFDVGSHDAELNAVFNSSMGPSSDFVAALVVRECREVFVGITSLVDIGGGKGTTARTIAEAFPHITCSVLDLPQVVQGIPPNGAVEFVAGDMREFVPPADALLLKYVLHNWSDQECVKILTRCREAISHGAKAGKVIIIDTVVGSQSQKIIECQATMDLSMMMLFNGKERDEHNWHSLFIEAGFSRYKLHNVVGMRYLIEVHP; this comes from the exons ATGGATGAGACCACAGCCATGCCCTCGAAAGCGGAGCTTCTGCAAGCCGAGGCAGAGGCAGAGCTCTATTCCCACACCTTTGGCTACCTCAAGTCCATGGCATTGCAAAGCGCCGTGAAGCTTGGAATCCCTAATGTCCTCCATCGCTGCGGCGGCGCCGCCACATTGCCCGAGCTGCTCTCTACCCTTCCCCTCCATCCAAGCAAGCGCCCCTACCTGTCCCGCCTCATGAAGATGCTAGCCGCGGCGGGAATCTTCACGGCCGAGGAAGCTCCTGCCGCGCCaagcggcggcgacgacggggcaccGACCACGGTGTACCACCTCAATGCACTGTCACGTCTCCTGGTGGACCACGCCGATGTGAACCGCAGCCCATGCATGTCGCCATCCGTGCTCCTGGCCACCACCAACCTTTTTGTGTCGGCCTCCTTACAGCTGCACCAGTGGCTCCTCAGCGAGGAGGGGGCCACGGCGGAGTCGCCGTTCATGATGGCGCACGGCGGGAGCTTGTTTGACGTCGGTAGCCATGACGCCGAGTTGAACGCGGTGTTCAACAGCTCCATGGGTCCCAGCAGCGACTTCGTCGCCGCCCTTGTTGTTCGCGAATGCAGAGAGGTGTTCGTGGGGATAACGTCGCTGGTCGACATTGGCGGTGGGAAGGGCACCACGGCGAGGACGATCGCCGAGGCTTTCCCGCATATCACGTGCTCCGTGTTGGACCTCCCACAGGTGGTACAAGGAATACCGCCAAATGGAGCCGTTGAGTTTGTTGCCGGTGACATGAGGGAGTTCGTGCCACCCGCTGATGCTCTTCTCCTAAAG TATGTGCTGCACAACTGGAGCGATCAGGAGTGCGTGAAGATCCTGACACGGTGCAGAGAGGCCATTTCCCATGGAGCGAAAGCCGGTAAGGTGATAATCATAGACACTGTGGTTGGATCTCAGTCACAGAAAATAATCGAATGCCAAGCCACCATGGATCTGTCCATGATGATGTTATTCAACGGTAAAGAACGGGACGAGCACAACTGGCACAGCCTGTTCATCGAAGCGGGATTTAGTCGTTACAAGCTTCACAACGTGGTTGGAATGCGGTACCTCATCGAAGTCCACCCGTAG